One Rhinolophus ferrumequinum isolate MPI-CBG mRhiFer1 chromosome 10, mRhiFer1_v1.p, whole genome shotgun sequence genomic window, GCATGGCTAGGGTCCTCAGCACTTTGGTGACGTGGAATCGGGTCCCCCCTTTGGGGGCTGATGTCTAGTGACACGTCGAAGCTTGCCAAGGCGGGGAAAGCGGACACCGCCGTGTCCCGGATGTAAGATGGCGGCGCGGGTGGGGGCAGCCTGGCGGGGCGGTCACGTGTTGGGGAGTAGCGCGCGAGCCTCCTTAAGTGATCTCTATGGTTCGTCCCGGCGCACAGGAGCGGCGGAGCGCGAGAAGGGTCGTGTGTCTGCGCGCGCTGAGCCGCCGCTGCCACGCAACCCGCCTCGGCCCGGTTTTAGTTTTtcggggtttttgtttttttctcgcCTCCTGCTAAGGTGTACCGGATTACCGTGGAGGGTCCTGGGGAGTGTGTGGCTGGGGACTTCCGGGCCGTGCCTTCGTTCGTTACCGCGGCGCCGGAGCGGGTGTCCGCCTCTGCGGGAAGCGCCCCGGGCGTTCACCCGTGCGAAGAGCGGACCTGGCGGCGGATGTTGGGAGCGTGGCGCCGGTGGCGGCCCGGCCGCCGCCCAGGCCCTTCCGCGGGCTCAGGGCGGGGAGGGGCGCGAGCGGCGCGCCCAGAGACGTGGCGGGAGCTCGGCGGGGACGGCCCGGATCTTCTGGCGTGCGAAGCGCGGGAGCGCTGCTCGCGGCTTCTCGGGGACCGTGCGGAGCCAGTTGGCGTGTGGCTGCGCGTTTGCCGCCCATTTCCTGCTTTTGAGTGGCTCAGGGGACGAGCTCCCcttggggcaggggaaggagcgTCAGCCTCCGCCACGACGTCTCCGCACCGTTTCTCTTTCCAGAGAGGTCGGTTACGCAGAGAACGCCTGGTCGGGCCTGCCCGCGGCGCCGCCTAAGATCCCCCGGGCTCTCGGGGCGCGCCCGGTGCGGCTGAGCTGCGCGGCGCTGGGCGGGGTCTCCGGGCGGGCGTGGGGCGGCGGGGAAGGGCAGAGGCGCCAGGCAGATTTCGGCGGCGGAGGAAGGACGGAGGAGCGCCGGAGCCGCTTCACTCGCCCTCAGCGTGGTCCGGTGCCTCCCCGACACCATGGCCCTGGCTGAGGTAGTAGTTTGTGCTGTTGGTCGGGTTGTGACATTGCCCGCTGTGGAGATAACTGCGCAAGCTACTGCCTTGCTAGTGCTGGTGATGCTCAGCGGAGGACAATGGCTGGGAATCCCCTTTGTTTTCCGGAGCTCGGAGCGCGGGGACAGCCTGCGGAGCCCCGGCCGGCGCGGCCACCGCGGAAACCGTTAGTTTTACATATTCCTAGAGGGAAGAAGGAATTACGGGGAGAAGGGTGGACTGGGACATTTTTAAAGCTGGGGGGAAAGAGCTAAGCTTTTCAGTTCGCTTTTTACTCTTGAAGGAAGGAGTGAAATTGTGTAAGATGATGACAACTTTTCCACCC contains:
- the LOC117028718 gene encoding uncharacterized protein LOC117028718 gives rise to the protein MAARVGAAWRGGHVLGSSARASLSDLYGSSRRTGAAEREKGRVSARAEPPLPRNPPRPGFSFSGFLFFSRLLLRCTGLPWRVLGSVWLGTSGPCLRSLPRRRSGCPPLREAPRAFTRAKSGPGGGCWERGAGGGPAAAQALPRAQGGEGRERRAQRRGGSSAGTARIFWRAKRGSAARGFSGTVRSQLACGCAFAAHFLLLSGSGDELPLGQGKERQPPPRRLRTVSLSREVGYAENAWSGLPAAPPKIPRALGARPVRLSCAALGGVSGRAWGGGEGQRRQADFGGGGRTEERRSRFTRPQRGPVPPRHHGPG